From the Clarias gariepinus isolate MV-2021 ecotype Netherlands chromosome 3, CGAR_prim_01v2, whole genome shotgun sequence genome, one window contains:
- the adarb1a gene encoding double-stranded RNA-specific editase 1a isoform X1 yields the protein MRNRIILTQLQSRDNLSSKFYIYKILHEKHCKLLSLGVAGSCSTDVKENRNLDNFSFKTGLQAANRNTRLGLKRKRPLEEGNRGHAHSKFRPKRRKKVPGPMPPKNALMQLNEIKPGLQYKLLSQTGPVHAPVFAMSVEVNGQRFEGTGPTKKKAKLSAAEKALRSFVQFPNASEAHVAMGHTFSINTDFTSDQADFPDALFNGFETPHDLFCPISTTNGTLHPRKECTPPVSAPQPVLVGHGKNAVMILNELRPGLRYEFVAESGESHAKNFVMAVTVDSQVFQGSGRNKKLAKARAAQAALSGLFNMQLDQTPSRQPIPRDGLQLHLPQVLADAVSRLVVEKFSELTDNFISPHARRKVLAGVVMTTGTDVKDAQVICVSTGTKCINGEYMSDRGLALNDCHAEIIARRSLIRYLYSQLEHFLSNNPEDHECSIFRRCDEHGYQLKDDVQFHLYISTSPCGDARIFSPHEAAVEDQGDRHPNRKARGQLRTKIESGEGTIPVRSSNTIQTWDGVLQGERLLTMSCSDKIARWNVVGVQGSLMSYFSGPIYFSSIILGSLYHADHLSRAMYQRVADIEELPQPFTLNRPLLSGISNAEARQPGKAPNFSVNWTVGDQGLEVINATTGKDDLGRPSHLCKHALYSRWVRLHTKLSQTLRIRVARPASYHDAKLGAADYHSAKQTLIQAFQKAGLGAWVKKPIEQDQFSLTQ from the exons ATGAGAAATCGCATCATCTTGACTCAGTTGCAAAGCAGAGATAACCTAAGctctaaattttacatttacaagatCCTGCATGAAAAGCACTGTAAGTTGCTCTCTCTGGGCGTCGCAGGTTCATGCAGCACAGACGTCAAAGAGAACCGCAATCTGGATAACTTCTCGTTCAAGACGGGGCTTCAGGCAGCCAACAGGAACACACGGCTGGGGTTGAAGCGCAAGAGGCCCCTGGAGGAGGGCAATCGAGGCCATGCCCACTCCAAATTCCGTCCCAAGAGGCGCAAGAAAGTGCCTGGTCCGATGCCACCGAAGAACGCGCTCATGCAGCTGAATGAGATCAAACCGGGCCTTCAGTACAAACTCCTGTCCCAGACGGGGCCGGTGCACGCTCCAGTCTTCGCCATGAGCGTGGAGGTCAATGGGCAGCGCTTCGAGGGGACGGGGCCTACGAAGAAGAAGGCCAAGTTAAGCGCAGCGGAAAAGGCGTTGCGCTCTTTCGTCCAGTTCCCCAACGCCTCGGAAGCTCACGTCGCCATGGGCCACACGTTCAGCATCAACACCGACTTCACCTCGGACCAAGCCGATTTCCCCGACGCTCTCTTCAACGGATTTGAGACGCCTCATGATCTGTTCTGCCCTATTTCTACCACCAACGGAACCCTGCACCCGAGGAAGGAGTGCACGCCACCTGTTTCGGCGCCACAACCGGTCCTTGTGGGCCACGGGAAGAACGCAGTGATGATCCTTAATGAGCTGCGGCCGGGCCTCAGGTACGAGTTCGTGGCTGAAAGCGGAGAAAGCCACGCTAAGAACTTCGTGATGGCTGTAACGGTAGACTCGCAGGTCTTTCAGGGATCAGGACGAAATAAGAAGCTGGCAAAGGCACGTGCGGCTCAGGCGGCGCTTTCAGGCCTCTTCAACATGCAGCTGGACCAGACGCCGTCTAGACAGCCCATACCGAGAGACGGGCTGCAGTTACACCTGCCGCAG gtctTGGCAGACGCTGTGTCTCGGCTGGTGGTGGAGAAGTTCAGTGAGCTGACGGACAACTTCATATCGCCACACGCACGACGGAAAGTCCTTGCTGGTGTTGTTATGACAACAG GGACTGATGTGAAGGACGCACAGGTGATCTGCGTTTCCACGGGAACCAAGTGCATAAACGGGGAGTACATGAGTGACCGAGGTCTGGCGTTAAACGACTGTCACGCTGAGATCATCGCACGGCGTTCGCTAATCAGATACCTGTACAGCCAGCTGGAGCACTTCCTCAG taACAACCCAGAGGATCACGAGTGCTCCATATTCCGGCGGTGTGATGAGCACGGCTACCAGCTGAAGGACGATGTTCAGTTCCACCTGTACATCAGCACCTCGCCGTGCGGAGACGCTCGAATCTTCTCACCACATGAAGCTGCCGTCGAGG ATCAGGGAGACAGACACCCGAACAGAAAAGCCAGAGGACAGCTGCGCACTAAGATCGAGTCGGGAGAGGGAACCATCCCGGTCCGCTCCAGCAACACCATCCAGACGTGGGACGGGGTCCTGCAGGGCGAGAGGCTGCTCACCATGTCGTGCAGTGATAAGATCGCCAG gtggaATGTGGTGGGAGTGCAGGGTTCTCTGATGAGTTATTTTTCAGGCCCGATCTATTTCTCCAGTATAATCCTGGGCAGTCTGTACCACGCGGATCACCTCAGCAGGGCCATGTACCAGCGGGTCGCGGATATAGAAGAGCTACCACAACCTTTCACCCTCAACAGGCCACTGCTCAGTG GAATCAGTAATGCGGAGGCACGGCAGCCTGGTAAAGCTCCAAACTTCAGTGTGAACTGGACAGTGGGGGATCAGGGGTTAGAGGTCATCAATGCCACCACAGGGAAGGACGACCTGGGCCGACCGTCTCACCTCTGCAAACACGCCCTGTACAGCCGCTGGGTTCGTCTGCACACCAAG CTCTCTCAGACTCTGAGGATCCGAGTGGCTCGACCTGCTTCCTATCATGACGCCAAACTGGGTGCGGCAGATTACCACTCAGCCAAGCAGACTCTGATCCAAGCTTTCCAGAAAGCGGGTCTCGGCGCGTGGGTGAAAAAACCCATCGAACAGGACCAGTTCTCCCTCACGcagtga
- the adarb1a gene encoding double-stranded RNA-specific editase 1a isoform X2 → MSSCSTDVKENRNLDNFSFKTGLQAANRNTRLGLKRKRPLEEGNRGHAHSKFRPKRRKKVPGPMPPKNALMQLNEIKPGLQYKLLSQTGPVHAPVFAMSVEVNGQRFEGTGPTKKKAKLSAAEKALRSFVQFPNASEAHVAMGHTFSINTDFTSDQADFPDALFNGFETPHDLFCPISTTNGTLHPRKECTPPVSAPQPVLVGHGKNAVMILNELRPGLRYEFVAESGESHAKNFVMAVTVDSQVFQGSGRNKKLAKARAAQAALSGLFNMQLDQTPSRQPIPRDGLQLHLPQVLADAVSRLVVEKFSELTDNFISPHARRKVLAGVVMTTGTDVKDAQVICVSTGTKCINGEYMSDRGLALNDCHAEIIARRSLIRYLYSQLEHFLSNNPEDHECSIFRRCDEHGYQLKDDVQFHLYISTSPCGDARIFSPHEAAVEDQGDRHPNRKARGQLRTKIESGEGTIPVRSSNTIQTWDGVLQGERLLTMSCSDKIARWNVVGVQGSLMSYFSGPIYFSSIILGSLYHADHLSRAMYQRVADIEELPQPFTLNRPLLSGISNAEARQPGKAPNFSVNWTVGDQGLEVINATTGKDDLGRPSHLCKHALYSRWVRLHTKLSQTLRIRVARPASYHDAKLGAADYHSAKQTLIQAFQKAGLGAWVKKPIEQDQFSLTQ, encoded by the exons ATGA GTTCATGCAGCACAGACGTCAAAGAGAACCGCAATCTGGATAACTTCTCGTTCAAGACGGGGCTTCAGGCAGCCAACAGGAACACACGGCTGGGGTTGAAGCGCAAGAGGCCCCTGGAGGAGGGCAATCGAGGCCATGCCCACTCCAAATTCCGTCCCAAGAGGCGCAAGAAAGTGCCTGGTCCGATGCCACCGAAGAACGCGCTCATGCAGCTGAATGAGATCAAACCGGGCCTTCAGTACAAACTCCTGTCCCAGACGGGGCCGGTGCACGCTCCAGTCTTCGCCATGAGCGTGGAGGTCAATGGGCAGCGCTTCGAGGGGACGGGGCCTACGAAGAAGAAGGCCAAGTTAAGCGCAGCGGAAAAGGCGTTGCGCTCTTTCGTCCAGTTCCCCAACGCCTCGGAAGCTCACGTCGCCATGGGCCACACGTTCAGCATCAACACCGACTTCACCTCGGACCAAGCCGATTTCCCCGACGCTCTCTTCAACGGATTTGAGACGCCTCATGATCTGTTCTGCCCTATTTCTACCACCAACGGAACCCTGCACCCGAGGAAGGAGTGCACGCCACCTGTTTCGGCGCCACAACCGGTCCTTGTGGGCCACGGGAAGAACGCAGTGATGATCCTTAATGAGCTGCGGCCGGGCCTCAGGTACGAGTTCGTGGCTGAAAGCGGAGAAAGCCACGCTAAGAACTTCGTGATGGCTGTAACGGTAGACTCGCAGGTCTTTCAGGGATCAGGACGAAATAAGAAGCTGGCAAAGGCACGTGCGGCTCAGGCGGCGCTTTCAGGCCTCTTCAACATGCAGCTGGACCAGACGCCGTCTAGACAGCCCATACCGAGAGACGGGCTGCAGTTACACCTGCCGCAG gtctTGGCAGACGCTGTGTCTCGGCTGGTGGTGGAGAAGTTCAGTGAGCTGACGGACAACTTCATATCGCCACACGCACGACGGAAAGTCCTTGCTGGTGTTGTTATGACAACAG GGACTGATGTGAAGGACGCACAGGTGATCTGCGTTTCCACGGGAACCAAGTGCATAAACGGGGAGTACATGAGTGACCGAGGTCTGGCGTTAAACGACTGTCACGCTGAGATCATCGCACGGCGTTCGCTAATCAGATACCTGTACAGCCAGCTGGAGCACTTCCTCAG taACAACCCAGAGGATCACGAGTGCTCCATATTCCGGCGGTGTGATGAGCACGGCTACCAGCTGAAGGACGATGTTCAGTTCCACCTGTACATCAGCACCTCGCCGTGCGGAGACGCTCGAATCTTCTCACCACATGAAGCTGCCGTCGAGG ATCAGGGAGACAGACACCCGAACAGAAAAGCCAGAGGACAGCTGCGCACTAAGATCGAGTCGGGAGAGGGAACCATCCCGGTCCGCTCCAGCAACACCATCCAGACGTGGGACGGGGTCCTGCAGGGCGAGAGGCTGCTCACCATGTCGTGCAGTGATAAGATCGCCAG gtggaATGTGGTGGGAGTGCAGGGTTCTCTGATGAGTTATTTTTCAGGCCCGATCTATTTCTCCAGTATAATCCTGGGCAGTCTGTACCACGCGGATCACCTCAGCAGGGCCATGTACCAGCGGGTCGCGGATATAGAAGAGCTACCACAACCTTTCACCCTCAACAGGCCACTGCTCAGTG GAATCAGTAATGCGGAGGCACGGCAGCCTGGTAAAGCTCCAAACTTCAGTGTGAACTGGACAGTGGGGGATCAGGGGTTAGAGGTCATCAATGCCACCACAGGGAAGGACGACCTGGGCCGACCGTCTCACCTCTGCAAACACGCCCTGTACAGCCGCTGGGTTCGTCTGCACACCAAG CTCTCTCAGACTCTGAGGATCCGAGTGGCTCGACCTGCTTCCTATCATGACGCCAAACTGGGTGCGGCAGATTACCACTCAGCCAAGCAGACTCTGATCCAAGCTTTCCAGAAAGCGGGTCTCGGCGCGTGGGTGAAAAAACCCATCGAACAGGACCAGTTCTCCCTCACGcagtga